In Maridesulfovibrio sp., the following proteins share a genomic window:
- a CDS encoding radical SAM (seleno)protein TrsS: MNISFDVVETESLCPVCLKKIPARRVTSDGESRIVKECPEHGKFSTPFWRGEPAVSGWSRPKIPSTPPVMDTSESKGCPFDCGLCPDHNQHTCTALVEITWNCDLKCKVCFASAGQKVPADPTIMEIDKLLEKVRHTAGPCNIQLSGGEPAVRDDLPRIAELAKKHGFPFVQVNTNGVRVAREPGLAKRWAAGGVDSAFLQFDGTRDDIYKSIRGRSLLEEKIKAIENLTAAGIGVVLVPTVIPGINDDNIGEILKLAVSLAPGVRGVHFQPVSYFGRYPAPPSDDMRITLPEIMTELEEQSNGLVHRDDFMPPGCEHSLCSFHSNYLVMEDGSLKKLSAKKEGCCTPKPAAEGADKSKSFVRRQWSAPEESCACEKPLDDLDRFLNRAKTHILAISGMAFQDAWTLDLDRLKGCCIHVAAPDGRLIPFCAYNLTAMDGSTLYRRMIDD; this comes from the coding sequence ATGAATATTAGCTTTGACGTTGTAGAAACAGAATCCCTTTGTCCGGTCTGCCTTAAAAAGATTCCGGCCCGCCGAGTAACAAGTGACGGAGAAAGCCGCATTGTGAAAGAGTGTCCAGAACACGGAAAGTTCAGCACTCCGTTCTGGCGTGGAGAACCCGCTGTCTCAGGCTGGTCACGTCCCAAGATACCTTCCACTCCCCCGGTTATGGATACGTCGGAAAGCAAAGGATGCCCGTTCGACTGCGGACTCTGCCCGGACCATAATCAACATACCTGCACTGCACTGGTCGAAATAACATGGAACTGCGACCTGAAATGTAAAGTATGCTTCGCATCCGCCGGCCAAAAAGTACCGGCAGATCCTACCATAATGGAAATAGATAAGCTGTTGGAAAAAGTCCGTCACACCGCCGGACCTTGCAACATACAGCTTTCTGGCGGTGAACCAGCTGTGCGGGACGACCTCCCACGCATTGCCGAACTGGCCAAGAAACACGGTTTTCCTTTTGTACAGGTCAACACCAACGGAGTACGTGTTGCCCGTGAACCCGGTCTTGCCAAGCGTTGGGCTGCCGGGGGCGTAGATTCAGCATTCCTTCAATTCGACGGAACACGCGACGACATTTACAAATCCATCCGGGGACGCAGCCTGCTTGAAGAAAAAATTAAAGCAATTGAGAACCTCACAGCTGCAGGGATCGGTGTCGTGCTGGTTCCTACTGTTATTCCCGGCATCAATGACGATAACATCGGAGAAATTCTGAAGCTGGCTGTTTCATTAGCTCCGGGCGTGCGCGGGGTGCATTTTCAGCCGGTAAGCTACTTCGGACGCTACCCAGCCCCGCCTTCAGACGATATGCGAATCACCCTGCCGGAAATCATGACCGAACTGGAAGAGCAGAGTAATGGACTGGTCCACCGTGACGACTTTATGCCGCCGGGTTGCGAACATTCTCTATGCTCCTTTCACTCAAATTATCTTGTAATGGAAGACGGAAGTTTAAAAAAACTATCCGCTAAAAAGGAAGGATGCTGCACACCCAAACCTGCTGCGGAAGGAGCTGATAAATCAAAATCTTTTGTACGCCGCCAATGGTCGGCTCCCGAAGAAAGCTGCGCATGCGAAAAACCCTTGGACGACCTCGACCGCTTCCTGAACAGGGCAAAAACACATATTCTCGCTATCTCGGGAATGGCTTTTCAGGATGCCTGGACTCTTGACCTTGACCGCCTAAAAGGGTGTTGTATCCATGTTGCCGCTCCTGACGGCAGACTTATTCCTTTCTGCGCCTATAATTTGACCGCCATGGACGGCTCAACTCTGTACAGGAGGATGATTGATGACTGA
- a CDS encoding molybdopterin-dependent aldehyde oxidoreductase yields the protein MLKRTLKVNGVEKFIICDNDDTLASVLREKLGLLSVKIGCGTGQCGSCSVIIDGKLKRTCNMKMKRVEDFTEILTTEGIGTPTSLHPIQLAWIAHGGAQCGFCTPGFVVSTYALLTANPKPSREDIRDWFQKHRNACRCTGYKPLVDAVQDAAAVMRGDMSEEDLMFKMPEDQRIWGSKYPRPTAVAKVTGTLEYGADLGLKMPEGSLKCALVQAEVSHANVISIDTSEAEAMEGVEKVVTYKDIKGKNRITGLITFPTNKGDGWDRPILADEKIFQYGDAIAIVCATSEKIAKAAAAKVKVELEQLPEYMDAPSAMAEDAIEIHPGTPNVYFEQKIVKGEETAPIFDKADVVLEGSYYVQRQPHMPIEPDVGFAFIDDDGKLNIHSKSIGLHLHAAMIAPGLGIELENLIMVQNYTGGTFGYKFSPTMEALVGAACLATGKPVFLNYTWEQQQQYTGKRSPFFTDIRLAASKDGDLLGMETDWICDHGPYSEFGDLLTLRGAQFIGSGYKLENIRGLGKTVCTNHAWGSAFRGYGAPESEFGYEVMMDELAEKIGMDPFDLREKNVYRESLGDTTPTGCQPEVYCLEDIFTAGRPKYEEMKKWAAEDAAEGFKRGVGISVGIYGSGLDGPDTAESAIELNKDGTVTLFNCWHDHGQGADIGCLGTAHETLRPLGLTPEQIHLVMNDTRNCPNGGPAGGSRSQVVVGNAIIAACRNLMDAMRKSDNSYMTYDEMVAAGKELRYDGKWSAPATDCDENGQGSPFACYMYGLFMSGVEVEIATGKVQVKKMKLVADIGKINNKLAVDGQMYGGLAQGVGLALTEDYEDIKKHSTMVGAGFPYINQIPDDMELVYVETERPNGPHGASGVGELPLTTPHACIINAIYNACGARVTHLPARPEKVLAAMKG from the coding sequence ATGCTTAAACGGACTCTAAAAGTTAACGGTGTGGAGAAATTCATTATTTGCGATAATGATGATACTCTCGCCAGTGTTCTTCGTGAAAAACTCGGTCTGCTCAGCGTAAAGATCGGTTGCGGAACCGGACAGTGCGGTAGCTGCTCCGTCATTATTGACGGCAAGCTTAAACGTACATGTAACATGAAGATGAAACGCGTTGAAGATTTCACCGAAATCCTCACCACAGAAGGTATCGGTACTCCCACCAGTCTGCACCCGATCCAGCTCGCATGGATTGCCCACGGCGGCGCACAGTGCGGTTTCTGCACCCCCGGTTTCGTCGTTTCCACCTATGCTCTGCTCACCGCTAATCCCAAGCCTTCCCGTGAAGACATCCGCGATTGGTTCCAGAAGCACCGCAACGCATGTCGTTGCACCGGCTACAAACCTCTGGTTGATGCAGTTCAAGATGCAGCAGCAGTAATGCGCGGCGACATGAGCGAAGAAGATCTTATGTTCAAAATGCCCGAAGACCAGCGCATCTGGGGTTCCAAATACCCCCGTCCCACCGCAGTTGCCAAAGTTACAGGTACTCTGGAATACGGTGCAGACCTCGGCCTGAAAATGCCCGAAGGTTCCCTTAAATGCGCACTGGTACAGGCTGAAGTTTCCCACGCAAACGTTATCTCCATCGATACTTCTGAAGCAGAAGCAATGGAAGGCGTTGAAAAAGTTGTTACCTACAAAGACATCAAGGGTAAAAACCGCATCACCGGTCTGATTACCTTCCCCACTAACAAAGGTGACGGCTGGGACCGCCCCATCCTCGCGGATGAAAAGATCTTCCAGTACGGTGACGCTATTGCCATTGTCTGCGCAACTTCAGAAAAAATCGCTAAGGCTGCTGCTGCAAAGGTAAAAGTTGAACTGGAACAGCTGCCCGAATACATGGATGCTCCTTCCGCCATGGCAGAAGACGCTATAGAAATTCATCCCGGCACCCCCAACGTTTACTTTGAACAGAAGATCGTTAAAGGTGAAGAAACTGCACCTATCTTCGACAAAGCAGACGTTGTTCTTGAAGGTTCCTACTATGTACAGCGCCAGCCGCATATGCCCATCGAGCCGGACGTAGGTTTCGCTTTCATCGACGATGACGGCAAACTCAACATTCACTCCAAATCCATCGGCCTGCACCTGCACGCAGCAATGATCGCTCCTGGTCTGGGCATTGAGCTTGAAAACCTGATCATGGTTCAGAACTATACTGGTGGTACCTTCGGTTACAAGTTCTCCCCCACCATGGAAGCTTTGGTCGGCGCAGCATGCCTTGCAACCGGCAAACCTGTTTTCCTTAACTACACTTGGGAACAGCAGCAGCAGTACACCGGTAAACGTTCACCCTTCTTCACCGACATCCGCCTTGCTGCAAGCAAAGACGGTGACCTGCTCGGTATGGAAACCGACTGGATCTGCGACCACGGTCCTTACTCCGAATTCGGTGACCTGCTGACCCTTCGTGGCGCTCAGTTCATCGGTTCCGGTTACAAACTGGAAAATATCCGCGGCCTCGGTAAAACCGTCTGCACCAACCACGCATGGGGTTCCGCCTTCCGCGGCTACGGTGCTCCTGAAAGTGAATTCGGCTACGAAGTCATGATGGACGAACTGGCTGAAAAAATCGGTATGGACCCATTCGATCTGCGTGAAAAGAATGTCTACCGCGAAAGCCTGGGAGACACTACTCCTACCGGCTGCCAGCCTGAAGTATACTGCCTGGAAGACATCTTCACCGCCGGTCGTCCCAAGTACGAAGAAATGAAAAAATGGGCTGCTGAAGATGCTGCTGAAGGCTTCAAACGCGGCGTTGGTATCTCAGTAGGTATTTACGGTTCCGGTCTTGACGGACCTGACACCGCAGAATCTGCCATCGAACTGAACAAAGACGGTACCGTAACCCTCTTCAACTGCTGGCACGACCACGGTCAGGGTGCTGACATCGGTTGTCTGGGTACTGCACATGAGACCCTGCGTCCTCTCGGACTCACCCCCGAGCAGATCCATCTGGTCATGAACGACACCCGCAACTGCCCCAACGGCGGTCCTGCAGGTGGTAGCCGCTCTCAGGTTGTTGTCGGTAACGCCATTATCGCTGCCTGCCGTAACCTGATGGACGCTATGCGTAAATCAGACAACTCCTACATGACCTACGACGAAATGGTCGCAGCCGGAAAAGAGCTTCGTTACGACGGTAAATGGTCCGCTCCCGCAACTGATTGTGATGAAAACGGTCAGGGTTCACCCTTTGCCTGCTACATGTACGGTCTGTTCATGTCCGGCGTAGAAGTAGAAATCGCTACCGGTAAAGTTCAGGTTAAAAAGATGAAGCTTGTTGCTGACATCGGTAAGATCAACAACAAACTCGCTGTTGACGGTCAGATGTACGGCGGTCTTGCACAGGGTGTCGGCCTCGCACTTACCGAGGACTACGAAGACATCAAGAAGCACTCCACCATGGTCGGTGCAGGCTTCCCCTACATCAATCAGATTCCTGATGATATGGAACTGGTCTACGTTGAAACCGAACGTCCTAACGGTCCCCACGGAGCATCCGGTGTTGGTGAGCTTCCGCTGACCACCCCGCATGCTTGCATCATTAACGCTATCTACAATGCTTGTGGCGCACGTGTAACCCATCTCCCGGCTCGCCCCGAGAAGGTTCTTGCTGCCATGAAAGGCTAA
- a CDS encoding pyridine nucleotide-disulfide oxidoreductase/dicluster-binding protein — MDQKELRNWEAKCTQEEPPKCKARCPLHVDGREFCRLLAAGQIDKAWAVLCKTMPFPSVTARICGGDCQKDCLREQKGGGIELAALERFTAENAKRTPVIRALPPRGKNIAVFGAHLSGLAAAWDLGKKGFIIKLFCKSKYEGYAELPAESITEEIFEKELNQLGKMNVTFVEDSSLAPDAVLAALDEFDAVFADPASCDSAALGLSEVNETTLETEKEFLFASPTGKEKSAIELIALGRKGTLSIERKLQNASLTAGRDRDAPFETRLFTNISKVEPVEPVEIPADGYSLELAREEAERCLLCECMECVNNCVYLKEFKSYPKAYARQMYNNASIVMGTRMANTLINSCMLCGLCEKVCPENFAMQDLCIEARQDLVDKGHMPPSAHEFALRDMDFADSTACAIVKHQPGTTQSRQVFFPGCQLSASDPGAIERTYEYLCSNLDGGTGLILRCCGAPADWGGQKEMFNRKMESLKQDWESLDKPQIIAACPSCIESLRKGLPEAEITSLWSVLSAEPEKLTKPAGIDLLSLQDPCSARANHRLMNDVRLLLSSLDVIFDEPELTGTHTECCGFGGLLANANEPLSAKAAQRRAEHLDHDGVTYCVMCRDMLSKAGKRCRHILDILFPGDNSDPAGRIAPGYSARRENRVRLKEGLLRNIWDEQPEPRNDYESVNVKFTEEASAMMEKRRILISDVQKTLHAMKNLKQVLENTETGHKLVQYRPVTVTYWVEYEMDGEAYLVHRVWSHRMRVLGGVS, encoded by the coding sequence ATGGATCAAAAAGAATTAAGAAACTGGGAAGCAAAGTGTACTCAGGAAGAACCGCCAAAATGTAAAGCTCGTTGTCCACTGCATGTAGATGGTCGCGAGTTTTGCCGTTTATTGGCAGCGGGGCAGATCGACAAAGCATGGGCTGTGCTATGTAAAACCATGCCCTTTCCTTCTGTCACCGCCAGAATCTGTGGCGGGGACTGTCAAAAGGACTGTTTGAGAGAGCAGAAAGGAGGCGGGATAGAGCTTGCCGCACTGGAACGCTTCACCGCCGAAAATGCCAAACGGACACCCGTAATTAGGGCACTGCCACCACGCGGTAAAAATATCGCTGTATTTGGAGCCCATCTTTCCGGGCTAGCCGCAGCATGGGACCTCGGCAAGAAAGGGTTCATAATAAAACTTTTCTGCAAAAGTAAATATGAAGGTTATGCCGAGCTTCCCGCAGAGAGCATTACTGAAGAAATTTTTGAAAAAGAACTGAACCAGCTGGGTAAAATGAATGTTACTTTTGTGGAAGACAGCTCCCTTGCCCCTGATGCCGTTCTCGCAGCTCTGGATGAATTCGATGCTGTTTTCGCTGATCCGGCAAGTTGTGACAGCGCGGCGCTCGGCTTGTCAGAAGTAAACGAAACCACTTTGGAAACAGAAAAGGAATTCCTCTTTGCCAGCCCGACCGGCAAAGAAAAATCAGCAATTGAACTGATCGCCCTTGGGCGCAAGGGCACACTTTCCATTGAGCGTAAGCTGCAAAATGCATCACTCACCGCAGGCCGTGACCGCGACGCACCTTTTGAAACCAGACTCTTTACAAACATCAGCAAAGTCGAACCTGTCGAACCTGTTGAAATTCCTGCCGATGGGTACTCCCTGGAGCTGGCCAGAGAAGAAGCTGAACGCTGCCTGCTCTGCGAATGTATGGAATGCGTAAATAATTGTGTTTATCTGAAGGAATTCAAAAGCTACCCCAAAGCTTACGCCCGCCAGATGTACAACAATGCTTCCATCGTTATGGGAACGCGCATGGCTAACACACTGATCAATTCATGCATGCTCTGCGGGCTTTGTGAAAAGGTTTGCCCTGAAAATTTTGCTATGCAGGACCTCTGCATAGAAGCACGTCAGGATCTGGTGGACAAAGGGCACATGCCGCCCTCAGCACATGAATTCGCCTTACGCGATATGGACTTTGCGGACTCCACTGCCTGCGCTATTGTCAAACACCAGCCCGGTACAACCCAAAGCAGACAGGTTTTCTTCCCCGGATGCCAGCTCAGCGCCTCTGATCCCGGCGCAATTGAACGGACATACGAGTACCTCTGCTCCAATCTGGACGGGGGGACCGGACTTATACTGCGATGCTGCGGTGCCCCGGCAGACTGGGGCGGACAAAAAGAGATGTTCAACCGTAAAATGGAGTCACTGAAACAGGACTGGGAATCATTGGACAAGCCACAAATTATTGCCGCCTGTCCATCATGTATTGAAAGTCTCCGAAAAGGACTGCCGGAAGCGGAAATAACATCACTCTGGTCGGTTTTGAGTGCAGAGCCAGAAAAACTGACTAAGCCAGCCGGAATTGACCTGCTCTCACTACAGGATCCGTGTTCAGCACGCGCCAATCATAGGCTTATGAACGATGTGCGTCTGCTGCTCAGTTCCCTTGACGTAATTTTTGATGAGCCTGAGCTTACCGGCACGCATACTGAATGCTGCGGTTTTGGTGGTCTGTTGGCCAACGCCAATGAACCGCTTTCTGCGAAAGCGGCCCAACGCCGGGCTGAGCACCTTGACCACGATGGCGTGACATACTGTGTCATGTGCCGGGATATGCTCTCCAAAGCTGGAAAACGGTGCAGACATATTCTCGATATCCTCTTTCCCGGTGACAATAGCGATCCTGCCGGACGTATCGCTCCCGGCTATTCCGCTCGCCGAGAAAACAGGGTGCGCTTGAAGGAAGGCCTGCTTCGCAACATTTGGGATGAGCAGCCAGAACCCCGCAATGATTACGAATCCGTAAATGTAAAATTTACAGAAGAAGCCAGCGCCATGATGGAAAAACGTCGCATCCTTATATCCGATGTGCAAAAAACACTGCACGCGATGAAGAATTTAAAACAAGTGCTGGAAAACACTGAAACAGGACACAAATTGGTACAATACCGACCTGTTACAGTAACCTACTGGGTTGAATACGAAATGGATGGAGAGGCATATCTGGTCCACCGGGTCTGGTCTCATAGAATGAGAGTATTGGGAGGAGTATCATGA
- a CDS encoding molybdopterin-binding protein yields MMKTVPVQDSIGNVLCHDMTRIVPGEYKGPAFKKGHIITPEDIPVLLEIGKEHVYILTLEEGQLHENDAARRIAKAAAGPGITLTDISEGRINMIASPGLLCINVEALNRINSIDEVVLATLHNGIQITEAREVAGTRVVPLVIDENKIEQVEEICRECGPIVSVKPFRNLKVGLITTGSEVYHGRIKDKFGPVIRKKFSQLNSEVMGQTFVSDDPDMTSTAILKAIDDGAQMVVVTGGMSVDPDDQTPASIRATGAEIVTYGSPTFPGVMFMLGYLNGVPIVGLPGCVMYYRASIFDLIVPRIVAGERPTRADIAELGHGGFCAGCDTCRYPLCSFGK; encoded by the coding sequence ATGATGAAAACAGTTCCTGTTCAGGACTCCATCGGCAATGTTCTTTGTCATGATATGACCCGCATCGTCCCAGGTGAATACAAGGGACCTGCTTTTAAAAAGGGACATATCATCACCCCGGAAGATATTCCGGTGCTTTTAGAAATCGGCAAGGAGCATGTTTACATCCTGACCCTTGAAGAAGGCCAGTTACATGAAAACGATGCCGCAAGGAGAATAGCAAAGGCCGCCGCCGGCCCCGGAATCACCCTCACAGACATCAGTGAAGGGCGAATCAATATGATAGCCTCTCCCGGTCTCCTCTGTATCAACGTGGAAGCACTGAACCGCATCAACTCTATTGATGAAGTCGTACTGGCCACGCTGCATAACGGAATACAGATCACTGAAGCCCGTGAAGTAGCGGGAACACGCGTTGTTCCTCTCGTCATTGACGAGAACAAGATCGAGCAGGTTGAAGAAATCTGTCGTGAGTGCGGTCCGATTGTCAGCGTAAAACCTTTCCGCAACCTGAAGGTCGGTTTAATCACCACAGGAAGCGAGGTTTACCACGGCCGTATCAAGGACAAATTCGGTCCCGTTATTCGCAAAAAATTTTCCCAGCTTAATTCGGAAGTTATGGGTCAGACCTTTGTCAGTGATGACCCCGATATGACCAGTACCGCTATTCTGAAAGCTATTGATGACGGAGCGCAGATGGTGGTGGTTACCGGTGGAATGAGCGTCGACCCTGATGACCAGACCCCCGCTTCCATTAGAGCTACAGGTGCCGAAATCGTTACCTACGGCTCACCGACCTTCCCCGGAGTAATGTTTATGCTCGGCTACCTTAACGGTGTTCCCATCGTAGGTCTGCCCGGCTGTGTCATGTACTACCGGGCCAGTATTTTCGACCTTATAGTTCCGCGGATCGTTGCAGGTGAACGCCCAACACGCGCAGACATCGCCGAATTGGGCCACGGTGGATTCTGCGCCGGATGCGATACTTGCCGCTACCCGCTGTGTTCTTTCGGTAAATAG
- a CDS encoding DVU_1557 family redox protein, giving the protein MSTLKVLDEDFSSWKCSTCGHNLHPTPVELEYLDSRFKVELPACPDCGFVLIPEELALGKMAEVERMLEDK; this is encoded by the coding sequence ATGAGCACTTTAAAAGTTCTGGATGAAGATTTTTCATCATGGAAGTGTTCGACATGCGGACATAATTTACACCCAACTCCGGTAGAACTGGAATATCTGGACAGCAGGTTCAAAGTGGAACTGCCAGCCTGTCCCGATTGCGGATTCGTGCTTATCCCGGAAGAACTTGCGCTGGGAAAAATGGCCGAAGTGGAGCGGATGCTGGAGGATAAATAA
- a CDS encoding DUF364 domain-containing protein has translation MSKSILKEVQLRAYDIWKSAGILDENIEVKARTLSTEEAIGNPEGDDFPLLRGKEKLMEAQFRGSKGQAFTDRYGNFSNTLREIAEMDLSNNFRRAIFVSALNAVQNSLGQAERTIHCKDEGPALCAPQLGDYIENKYGNPKLGLIGFQPAMIKALSGRFEMRIVDLDPDNIGSVKCGITVEGPAQTADVLEDVNLLVVTGSTIVNDTLSNFLREDKPTIFFGTTVAAAAEMMGWQRFCCQSS, from the coding sequence ATGAGCAAATCAATTCTTAAAGAGGTCCAATTACGGGCTTATGATATCTGGAAATCCGCAGGCATACTTGATGAAAATATTGAAGTAAAAGCCCGCACCCTAAGCACGGAAGAAGCTATCGGCAATCCTGAAGGTGATGACTTTCCATTGTTGCGGGGTAAGGAAAAACTCATGGAAGCGCAGTTCCGGGGTTCAAAGGGACAGGCTTTCACTGACCGTTATGGAAATTTCAGCAATACTTTACGCGAAATTGCGGAAATGGATTTGAGCAACAACTTCCGGCGGGCCATCTTTGTTTCAGCGCTAAACGCTGTTCAGAACAGTCTTGGTCAGGCCGAGCGGACCATTCACTGCAAGGACGAAGGCCCGGCCCTGTGTGCGCCGCAACTTGGAGATTACATAGAAAACAAATACGGCAATCCCAAGCTGGGACTTATCGGTTTTCAGCCGGCTATGATCAAAGCACTCTCCGGACGCTTCGAGATGCGCATTGTTGACCTTGATCCAGACAACATTGGTAGCGTCAAATGCGGAATTACCGTAGAGGGTCCGGCGCAAACCGCTGACGTGCTTGAAGATGTAAACCTGTTGGTTGTCACCGGGTCAACCATAGTTAACGACACGCTGAGCAACTTCCTGCGTGAAGACAAGCCGACCATTTTCTTCGGAACCACTGTTGCTGCTGCTGCAGAAATGATGGGCTGGCAGCGATTTTGTTGCCAAAGCTCTTAA
- a CDS encoding ABC transporter permease subunit — translation MDFAAILSDSATLNPLVLSAKVMGVAGLLQLTIGVPLAFWLSRSKGMLNSFVDSAVTLPLVFPPVATGFVLLFMLGRRGPAASILGDSIIFSFHGLVIAAFIAGLPLLVKPVQAALKSAEAAKLHEVAAVLGKSESTIFLKVMLPCARRSIAAGILLAMARSLGEVGMSLMLGGNVIGRTNTLSLEIYNAVFNGEFERAAVLSSIIGIASITMFTALKKFSDTE, via the coding sequence ATGGACTTCGCGGCAATTCTTTCCGACAGCGCAACCCTTAATCCGTTGGTTCTTTCAGCCAAGGTTATGGGTGTGGCGGGATTGTTGCAACTGACAATAGGGGTACCGCTGGCTTTCTGGCTCTCCCGTTCCAAAGGGATGCTGAATAGTTTCGTGGACAGTGCCGTTACCCTGCCACTGGTCTTCCCCCCGGTCGCGACAGGCTTTGTCCTTCTCTTCATGCTTGGACGACGGGGACCGGCCGCTTCAATTTTAGGAGACAGCATTATTTTCAGTTTTCACGGACTGGTGATTGCAGCCTTTATTGCCGGACTGCCGCTGCTGGTCAAACCGGTACAAGCGGCCCTTAAGTCCGCCGAAGCTGCAAAACTGCACGAAGTCGCCGCCGTACTGGGAAAGTCTGAAAGCACAATATTTTTAAAAGTCATGCTGCCGTGTGCACGCCGTTCAATTGCAGCCGGAATTCTGTTGGCCATGGCACGGTCACTTGGAGAAGTGGGTATGAGCTTAATGCTCGGCGGCAATGTTATCGGACGCACTAATACACTTTCCCTTGAAATATATAATGCGGTTTTTAATGGTGAATTTGAGCGGGCGGCAGTACTGTCATCTATCATCGGAATCGCGTCTATAACCATGTTTACTGCCCTAAAAAAATTTTCCGACACGGAATAA
- a CDS encoding DVU_1555 family C-GCAxxG-C-C protein, giving the protein MTDTDLRIMQLHGAGYCCAQIIIILCLDNLQQENPGLVRAAQGLCMGMGDCAGTCGILSGGLCALGLYAGKGTDTEAAEDNYPLLVENFREWFKERTTSEFGGINCNNILDDECGAPRADRCGVLLGEAYAELVNILLDNGYDPAEGRDLSDEY; this is encoded by the coding sequence ATGACTGATACAGATCTCAGAATAATGCAATTACACGGCGCAGGATATTGCTGCGCCCAAATTATAATAATTCTTTGCCTTGATAATCTGCAGCAGGAAAACCCCGGTCTTGTACGTGCTGCACAAGGTTTGTGCATGGGCATGGGCGACTGTGCCGGAACCTGCGGTATTCTCAGTGGCGGACTGTGTGCGCTCGGATTATATGCGGGCAAAGGCACGGACACGGAAGCTGCTGAGGACAATTATCCGTTACTAGTTGAGAATTTCCGGGAATGGTTTAAGGAAAGAACCACCTCAGAATTCGGCGGCATCAATTGTAATAACATTCTGGACGATGAATGCGGTGCACCGCGTGCTGACCGTTGCGGAGTACTTCTTGGTGAAGCTTATGCCGAGCTGGTAAATATTTTGCTGGATAACGGCTATGACCCGGCTGAAGGCAGGGACCTTAGCGATGAATATTAG
- a CDS encoding DVU_1556 family methyltransferase: MTQTPLWEKSVMRDAAGNTLRPGGFSLTDRAVALTGLQAGAKVLDVGCGLGATVEYLRTKYGLKACGMDYSPRQLAESPAELPLARADGSELPFAASSFDAIFCECVLSLIQDKEKTISEFKRVLKKDGKLIISDLYRRGSGQIQCLDGSCANSPLYLGRTEQILKENGLHITAIEDYSRLLVELAAKLVFAGGKPPSSGPNCCDGPGYMLMIAAF; the protein is encoded by the coding sequence ATGACCCAAACCCCACTCTGGGAGAAATCCGTCATGCGTGACGCAGCAGGAAACACCCTGCGTCCCGGTGGCTTTTCCCTGACAGACCGTGCTGTAGCCCTGACCGGGTTGCAAGCTGGTGCCAAAGTACTGGATGTGGGCTGCGGGCTGGGTGCGACAGTTGAATACCTGCGGACAAAATACGGTTTAAAAGCCTGCGGCATGGACTATTCTCCGCGACAACTGGCCGAATCCCCGGCAGAACTACCGCTGGCACGTGCCGACGGTTCAGAACTGCCCTTTGCAGCCTCAAGCTTTGACGCAATCTTCTGCGAATGCGTACTCTCGCTGATTCAGGACAAAGAAAAAACTATCAGCGAGTTCAAACGGGTGCTCAAAAAAGACGGCAAACTTATCATCAGCGATCTTTACCGACGCGGCAGCGGCCAAATCCAATGTTTAGACGGATCATGCGCCAATTCCCCGCTTTATCTCGGACGAACTGAACAAATATTGAAAGAAAATGGCCTACACATAACCGCTATCGAAGATTATTCCCGACTGCTGGTGGAACTTGCGGCCAAACTCGTCTTTGCTGGTGGCAAGCCCCCGTCATCCGGACCGAACTGCTGCGATGGTCCAGGATATATGCTCATGATTGCTGCGTTTTGA